cTCGGcaacttgcctgatccacgcgcattctcctgtaaagtcatccgaagacaccaatgaaggatggacaacgtccatggttgccgctgagtctctaagtgctcggcacgttttctcattcaccctaatttcttggatatacggctccaacaaccgcatgtttttttctgattctaggattgttgcgaaggcaaacttttcctgacagtttctcgcgatgtgtccttcctttttgcagttgtagcaaattagcagcttccgtttgttttccgattcaaatgcctgtgtggtagaaacctcactcgatttctccgcttctgtttgcccttcccctacactgtccttcgtaagacacgggtccttcttgaaattacggtgcggagcgggtctccgttgatcaggtttctttgaaaagccctcttttctctcatccttttcaacgcgcactgccctgctgtgcaactttcggcgagtataatactcctcagctaactctgctgccttgtttagctgtacttcaccaagtctgtcctgcagccaaagcctgacattatcctcgatgcagcggtagaattgctccaatgcaacgcattccaccactctatcgcggtcgtcataaacatcttcgcccttgagccattcaattaaatcagccttaagacgaaacgcgaagtcaacgtgtgactcattccccttttcagcataccggaacctttgcctgaaagcctcgggtgacaacttataacgtctcaagagcacttccttaacctcgtcatagctctcaaacgcttccctcgacaagcaagttatcgcgtcggacacttcgccgggaagaagagctaacaggttctgcgcccaaagagaccgctccaaagcgtttcgctcacagacgtgttcaaacttgacgagatacttcgccatgtcctcgtctaccacgaacggtggcagttggtcccgaattctgaaaccgctgacctgaatcgtcggagaagctacgctaggcgcctgcgaacactgtagaattgccaattctagtcgtttcatctcgaggcgctcctgtctctcggcctcctcgcgacgttcgcgcctttcagcttcttcacgttcgcgagcttcgcgcctttcagcctcttcgtgagcttcgcgcctttcagcttcttcgcgagcttcgcgcctttcagcctcctcgcggcgtgctttgatatccacccaggcctcatcgacttcctcagccgacactccctcgtccttcatgatctcaaggatcgcttgctttcgtttcgcacggcccaaagtaatgccgggttcctcacaaatttcgatgagttccttcactttaaggttctccatcgttcacactagcctcttgctgtttgcccctgttaagaatctacttgccgcacccactataagcctaatagcaagacgcgcaagcaatttttcacactcccgtgtttaccccctctgcattaactttggtttcaaagcgcttcgacttggcttgaaacgatcaaagctcacttcaatgctttaCACAGCCCTTCTCCAAACTACTaaaacctgagctagagtagtctggtgaactgaggggaaaacatcaggcactcaccgcatcgatgtcgctgacgccggccgatcccgcagctgccaaccactgttgcgaaagacggaccgatcccaccgaagccaccactgttgcgaagccacctccgaaatcccaccgctgacctccactgttgcgaaagacggggacgccaacacggtcccgaaggcgccactgctttcaactccgccgtgaaggtcaccagccgtttggtagcgtaggtttctcagctctcgactgcttctgcgcagagctgatagacgagcggacgagacgacggtgagttaaacaagatttatgtacagcatatatacagaggcgttacaaatttggcactggggccgacagagactcgaagagccgagctctcctctctaacacataggtctgctctcaaacgggtccgctctgacacacatgtcagctttcacctaggaccgcccgatcgcgacgcgccgcagggcttcttttatatgcaccgggtccaactcaaatgtccaaccagaagccgctggtcgtcagggcagactcctccaatggggtcgccgcgcaatgcgtcagaccgccagacatgaagacgcccgttgtttactcgaccGGCTCGCTGgcacgtgcgctgactcactgcacgtgggcgccagagaggcgccgacagaaaggcgccgtggcgtgctgatgccgttgagttgttgatcgcgtcaggcgggctcgcggctagccttgacacagattgcctttttcagaggcacggccgttcgctgtggactcgcaggcataacagtgtcaatcacctgtggcgctaCCCGCATGCCAGCGGCACATATCCGCCCatgtgtatgtgccgctgtctgacgggaactgtttgacgacgtacgcgactggattgtgatattattcatgtcttgaccagcgcgtcatgttcttcaaaccatcttaccctcccatgctaattttggttcacgccaagttaagggggtgaccacgagagcatcgaaacgtaagcggctagatagatagacacgctcaaagttgccgaagttcacgaagaaatgcttcgcatttaaaatttaaGTGTGGCCTCAGAAATAAGCATGCACGTGAAAGTGGTCTCGGAGGCTGTGAAATAATCCTAGTCATTACAATATTGCTTTAGGGGCAGTCTTTTCTGCGGTCAGCCAACTCtgaggctgcaaagtttcaccACACTAGTTTGGTGCACTGCGAACCCAAATCAGCCATAGGGGCCTATGGAAGTGTCCTCTCTTGGCTGTTaggcacgagcgctatctggcagttattttcgaaaacgaagtaAGGCGTGCGTGCCCACAGAGAAAGATgtgtgcctgtctcggaggcatataaggtgtagaacgcgaagcgatgggcaggtgccaccaccatgtcgtcttggcaaagcgttggaaacactttccttttggagcatcgcgttgcactgtcagcgcagcgtgataaaggcgacggtccttagaattacctatgtgtgcttctctagtataaagacacaaatacaaaatattgacgtgttgttatggtgcctcagatatgcacaagaattgctttttaattgacaatcgcacaagtatgaacgctgaaaattgagcaatattgatgggcgctgtggatgggggtGGCCGTTTGGCAATCGATTGGTGCCGTTTGGGACATCGTTACGACGGACAGGCGAATATACAGACGGAAAGACAAACAGGCccaaattttatttatttgttcatttttatttatttgaataccctaaaggcccaattGGGCATTACCTAGGGGGTATTTAGTTGAATACAGAGATTTCAAGCAACATGAACAGAAAACAGAATACCAAGAAGTAAACAATAAAGGAAACAGCGAGTAAACCAAATCACAGCATCAAGTCAAATACGTTCACCAACATTAATCGAATACATATTCattagtacaataataatgaaaacaccTATGAAAATTACATGGAAGAACACTGAATAAGTATCGGGAGCAAAAACAGCAGACGAAACGAGGGCAATCAGACACAGGTCAGCAATGTTTTTCGCTATGCAAATAGCCCTGAAGCATGGAGTTAAATATGGAAGGATCTGTTGTTTCTGGCATGAAGTTAAATATGGAAGGATCTAGGTGGAAGAGAATTCCACTCGATTATGCATAATGATAATGGCGAATTAAGAAACTTCTTGGTCCTAGCGAAAATGGGGGCCTTATGCGCATGATCGAGGCGGGTAGAAGTATGAGGGGCTGGAAAGATATGAGACTGGGCGAAGGATGAGTTGCTGTGATAAAGTGAGCGAAAGAACGATAGTCGAGTATGTCGCCTGCGCATGGCAAGTGTGGTAAGGCTAAGATCCGATTTTAGTAAAGAAACGTTTATGTAACGTGAGTCGTCCCCAGGATTTCCGGCCCATGAGCAGGAGGCGCGCTTTCCCGCATGGTGGGGTCGGTGCCCCGCGTCACTCTATCGGACCGGAGAGCAAAACGATAATTCCTCCCCCTTTTcgattttctcattgctttccCGGATTCAAGTAGCAACTGTATGAATCTTTGTTTTGCCGGAGTTATAGTGTCGTGGTTGTAATAGTGCGAGTTCCCCAGCTTATTAAAAGATAATTCAGCGCCTATGGGCGCTCTCGgaaatatcggctgttttaccGCATTTGAATCGCTACCGTGGAGCCGTGCTTGAAAATATCcaattgctttctgggatttaggtACTGGCATATATCTAGTTCATGATGGTATAGAGCGTGTTTGaatcgcgtggtaaaaaaaaagttccctggccagtTTTGTTCGGGGTGTGAGAGCTGTCAGGCCCTTGTAGCTCCATCTATGGTTGAGATGGTGTACTCTACGGTGCCACGTAAAGTTTGAAACAGGGTACGCGTGAAAAGAGAGGATTCCAATGGAAGGCACTTTTAGGACCCCGCGAAACAATATTTAGGGTTCATTGAGGTAAAGATTGATagtatagcacatcaacaggGTAATGTTAAAAAGGACGAAGTGCACGTTTTCGAACATTTAGTGTAAATACCATATAGAGGCCTCAATTTACAGCACATTCTCGAGTTCTACAAGTTACATGGAAGTTATAGTTATCGACTTATTAGTTATTAAGTACTAATAAACTAACGCATCTCAAGTCAGGCTTTGAAATTGCGAGCAATATTCACCGGGCGCGATATTACGGACGGGGGTATCAACTCGCCGTCCGCGCCGCTTAAATCCGGCATACCTCATGGATCCGTCCTTGGGTCTCTTTCCAGTATGTGTCAATAATTCCACCCGTGACATTCCAGCAAATCTAAAGCTTTTCACAGATGCCTGCGTGCTTTAAAGTAGTCAACGCTTCCAgtgaccaggttcttttaaataacTCTTTATCTAAGATTCAAGTTTGGTACACAAAATGACAGATTACCTTTACCGCGAAAAAAAATGGGGCGATAACCATAACCCGCAAAACGGATCCATTAAATATCCaatacaacctaggcaatcaattcttgtcctttgtctcGCAGTATACGCCCCTTGGTCTTATCATCACATCTGATAGAACAAACCTGTCGTATactgagaaaaaggctttgaaagtACTAAGCTACCCAAAATGGGCACTCGCTAAGGCATCCAGCGAACCTAAATGACTGCATGTGAAACGTACGTATTACCAATACAAGAATATTCATCGGCTGTCTTGGACCCGCACACGCAAGCTAACACAAATTTGCGATCTCATTTGACCTCTTTCAGTAAAAATAAGCTTTTCGTCCTAGGGGATTTTAATCTGCCCAACTTTGATTGGGACCGCATGAAAACAAGACCCGATTCTCGTCACAGTGACGACATTCTGTACATtatgttttcacacaaccttgTTCAAATAGTTCAGCAACCAACCCGAGTTTGTGGCAATTCATCCTCTCTACTTGACCTTGTTCTCCTGCCCAGATCTTTCGAAAAGTACCACGTGTCTGTGGAACACGCTTTCTCAGATCACAAAATTGTTTTTGCATCCATTTCCCTTCATTACAAAAATCCAAAAAGTTGCCCAGCTCTCAAAAATGTGAAAGACTTTGCGAAAGCTAATGACACTGCCATTACTGAGTATTTGGAAAATAACTGGCCAAATTTCAATGAACACGATGTTAAAGTCCTTTGGAATAAATTTAAAAatatgtgtttattttgtttgcGAAACTTTGTACCCGATATATACGCCCTGGATATCTAGATCTATAGGGCACGGCGGGACCGCAATGGCAACATCGCTATACCCTTCTGTATTTTTCGCCCAGGTTACGCTGTGCGCCCTTGCTCAGCACGTGTCATTCACACCGAAGAATGACAACTGCAGCCTGGATTCACCAACAGTGAACTCCGACTGGTCTATCCCGTGGACGCAGCACATGACGTCACCGGAATCCAACTTCTTGGAAACAACGCCCCCTGCTCAAGCATATAAAAACAACCGCATCAacgacttcttcagagggcacggcgggaCCGCAATGGCAACATCGCTATACCCTTCTGTATTTTTCGCCCAGGTTGGTGACAAACACTTTTATACCAGCTTTCGTAGCGATTGTAGAGGAATTGTGGTTCTGCCGTGCCCGGCGACTTGTGCATGTCTTtttgtggacgcatggacggtcatttTGATTCTTCTTGCGGGGGATGTTGAGCAGAATCCCGGGCCTAATACAGACGATCTCATAAAAATGATGAACACTATGCTTGCTTCCCAGGAAGAATTGAAAACAAAAATCGAAAATTTAGCTACGGCTCACGATAAGCTAGAATCTACGGTTAATGCCCGAATGGACGATGTTATGGTAGCAATAAAAGAACAGAAAGTAGAGATCAAGGCACTGCAGACTGAAGTTACAGCGTTGAAAGTTAATCTTCAACTACATCAAAGGCGTCTGGATGATTTAGAAGATAGAAGCAGACGCCGCAATCTTGTTATTTTTGGTTTTCCTGAACCGGGTCGTGAAAATGCTACAGAATTAAGAAAGAAGATAATCGAGGAACTGATAGGGGATAAACTCGGAGTGGTTGTTAACTCTGTGGAAAGAGTACATAGGGTTGGGAAAAAACGCCACGATAAAGTGCGACCGGTAATAATGAATTTTTTTGACTACAACGAGAAGCTTAAAGTGTTAAAAAACTGTCACAAACTGAAAGGAACAAAAATCTCGGTAAACCATGACTTCTGCAAGGCCACTATAGCAAAGCGCAGCAAACTCTGGTCTCATTCCAATGATTTCAGGGCGCAAGGTCGCAAAGTATCGCTCGATTACAATAAGCTGAGAGTGGAGGATGAtatatacgaatgggatgagcaGAAGGATTGCCTGAAATGTATCCGCCCGCAACGTAACCGCGACAAAAACCCGATCACAAACAATTGCGAGTTGTTCTCCTTAATTCTAGGAGCATTGTGAATAAAGTTCACGAGCTTGAAGAAATCATATTTACCTATGATCCCCAAATCATAGCAATTACAGAGACCTGGCTAACTCCGGACATTCAAGATTCTGAAATAGTTCCTCCAACTCATAAAATGGTTAGACGTGATCGAGGCTGCAGAGGAGGAGGCGTTGCTTTGGTGGTCAAACAGGAAATCGCTTGCATAACTATGGACGAAATAATCGACAATGAAAGTGTATGGTGTCAAATTGATTTTCGTGGGCTCTCGGTTCTCGTAGGTGTAGTCTACCGGCCCCCTTCTGCGCCGGAGTCGTTTTTGGAAAACATTCAGTCTTACATGCAGCAGAAGTGCAAGCCTAATCAAAAAGTCATATTAGCGGGGGACTTCAACCTACCATCAATTGATTGGAACACTCTTCACCCAGGTTCAACAGACGTAGCAAACTGTAACTTGTTGCTTGAATTGATGTTGAACTTTAATCTCGTTCAACTTGTTAAAGACGCTACCAGAGTTGCTCGAAGCACTGAAAGTGTACTAGATCTTCTATTTGTTGGAAACTTTCCAGATGACACTAAGGCCAGTGTTTATGATGGAATCTCTGATCACAAGCTGGTTTTACTTACCGCGAATTTCTGCCCTGACAAAAAGAATTCTGCGAGCAAGATTATCTTTAATTTTTCTGCTGCAAATGACGACGCTATTATAGATAAACTTGGTTTgtgcttcggtgactttgaggcaGGAGGAGACGTATTAAGTCTGTGGAATACGTTTAAAAACGTTACTGCATCGTGTCTTGATAAATTCGTACCGAAATTTCAGAAAAAGAAACGGTGCAACCCCTGGATAACACGTGATATAATACAATTGAAAAGAACAATATCAAGAAAACGTAAAGCAGCGCGTAAAGATAACCAGGCCATATCTTCCCTCTCAGTAACACTGAAGCACAAAATACGGACCGCTCGAGATTATTTTTTTGGAACGACACTTGTTAACTTCATGCAAAACGCTCCGCAAAAGTTTTGGGGATACTTGTCCGGAAACAAAAAATCTGTTGAACAGCTTCGCGTTGACGGCTGCACAGTAACTGATCCTTACGCAATTGCTAATGAGCTAAACAGAACATTCCACAGTGTGTTCAGTCAACAGAGTTTAACCAATAATCCGACGGAACCATCTCCTCTCTCGCCCAACGTAATGCCGGATATAGATTTAAATGTAAATGGTATTCGCCTTCTTCTTCTAAAACTTGATACCAAGAAGTCTTCTGGCCCTGACGGTATCCCTAATGCCTTTTTGAAGCGTTATGCGGACATTATTTCGCATTATTTATATATTTTGTTCAACAAATCGTTGGATGCCGGGTGCCTACCTTTTGATTGGTTGTGTGGAAAAATTGTCCCAGTACACAAGGATGGAAGCAAACTGCTCGCTTCGAACTACAGGCCAATATCATTAATCAGTAGTTGCTGTAAAATACTTGAGCACATCCTCTCCAGCCAGATAACTTCGTTCTTGGAATCAAAAAACATATTAGGCAGCTTCCAGCacgggtttagaaaaaagttatcAACGACGACCCAGCTCGTATCAGTCATACACGACTTCGCTGATGCTATCAATGACAGAAaacaaatagatgcaatatttttggacctatcaaaagcctttgatagggtACCGCACTCTTTACTGATACAAAAAATGCAGTGTGTAGGGATTGCTCCCCGCCTCGTGGACTGGATTTCTGCGTATCTGAAAAACAGAACGCAGTTTGTAGAAATTAGCGGCTACCGATCACAAAACCTTGATGTATTATCAGGAGTGCCCCAGGGGTCGGTCTTGGGACCACTCTTGTTCTTGATCTATGTGAATGATATTTGTGATGATATTGACGCAGGAGTGACTGTGaaaatgtttgcagacgactgtgttattTATACAACTGTCAGTAGCCCCTTGCATCAATCATTGCTTAACGACAACTTGTGCAAAATTGCTGACTGGTGTGAGAGGTGGCAGATGGTTGTTAACTACTCAAAAACTTGCGCTCTTACAGTAACACACAAGAAAACTCCTCTTAAATATAAATACCATGTCCGTAACCAAAGTATTGAATTTGTTAATTCCGTAAAATATTTGGGATTGACCATTAATACGAAACTTAGTTGGGACGCTCACATCGACAACGTTTGCGCCAAGGCCTACAAGAAGCTATGCTTCTTAAGAAGGAAGCTGAGGTCATGTGATTGGAAAGTTAAACTTGCAGCCTATAAAACCCTAGTTCGACCAGTGCTAGAATACGCATCCATTGCGTGGGACCCATATTTAAAGAAAGACATAGATAAAGTGGAAAGGATTCAGCGGCTAAGCGCACGGTTCATTTTTTCAGACTTTAGGCGCCTCTCCTCCGTTTCAGAAATGTTAAATAAATGTGAGCTGGAACCACTGGAATGTAGGCGAAGAATTGCAAGGTTAGTCTTCTTTTATAAACTATACAACAATGAATCTGGTTTAAATAAAGAATTGTACATTCTGCCACCTCCTCAGCGCTCAGCAAGGTTAAATCATTCAAAAACTGTAAGACCATATGCTCCTaaaaataacacattcaagtactccttttttgtaagaaccattgaagactggaattcactgccttccgactgcgtgcacgctccgacttcttctagttttgacctctgtgttagaaaccttatgtaaccctctcctgctaggatggtgaaaaactgtctgcagtattccttaaataaataaataaataaataattcacCTTAAACGCAAAGCCAAGCGCTTCAACAACTCGCTGAAATTCGCACTACCCTTTTCAATGCTATTACTCGTGCCAAAAATTTCTACTTTAACACTACTTTATCGAACTTCCTAAGAGAGGAACCACATAAATTCTGGAAATTTATTAGACAGCGCAATGAAAACTTAACTGAAATTTCAGTCGACGGCTCTAAATTGACTAATCCTCGAGCAATCGCGAATCACTTCAATTTGTTTTTCCATAGCGTATTTTCGCAGTCTCAGTTGAAACATAGTAATTCAATAGCTTCATACCCTGATGTCAATATTGTTTCGCAAAATGGTGTCTTAAATATGTTACtttgattaaaaaaacaaatcGACGCCAGGGCTCGATTGCATCCCGAACGCATTTCTCCGTCGTTATCCTGAAACTTTGACGAAATTTCTTGTACTTATTTTTGAATCTTCTCTTCGTACGGCCACGCTACCTTCTGATTTTAAAATAGCCCGTATTGTACCTATTCCCAAAAAAGGTGACCCACTCTTAATTCCCAGCTACAGACCCGTATCTATGTTATCATCCGCCTGTAAGTCACTTGAACACGTTGTTGCTACGTTCATTACACAATTTTTAGATACCCATCAAATCCTTTCTCCATTTCAACACGGGTTTCGCAAGGGATTCTCGACCGTCACTCAACTACTTACAGTTGTTCACCacgcttcttcagttcttgaTAAGGGGGGACAGGTTGACCTCATACTCTTAGATTTTAGTAAGGCCTTCGATCGCGTATCGCACGACAAATTAATCGATAAATTAGTTCAAATCGGGCTTCCAGCGTTCATCGTCTCTTGGCTAACTGCCTATTTAAGTAATCGTAGACAGTACGTCGACTATAATGGAAGCACTTCTGACGCTCTCCCTGTTACGTCTGGCGTACCGCAGGGAAGTGtgctaggccctttacttttccttattttttgtaatgacattgttaacgttataaacagtccggtccaaatacgtctttttgcagatgactgtatactttttaatgaaattaatagcatcgaggaccaacttgcgttaaactcggcgttagaaaacgttgcttcTTGGAGTAAAACTACAAACATGCAATTAAACCATGACAAAACAGTTTACCTCCGAATGACTAGAAAAAAACACCCCCTTGAATTCTCTTATTGTACTTGTGACCAACCGCTTAAGCAAGTagatgaacacaaatatcttggcgtaacattaaCCAGTACCTTAAGTTGGAACTCTCACATTACTAACATATGCactgccgctttccgtaaactttgtttattacgacacaaactcaaaaccgctccctctgaggttaaatacttagcatatacttctataattaaacctaaacttgaatatgcctgcgTTATTTAGAATCCTCCCACTAAAACCAATATCGAATGCCTCTaaagaattcaaagaagggcCGTCCGCTTTATTTATGGTATGTACGATTCAACAGACTCCGTTTCTGCCCAGGTGGAAATACATGGTATCCCAACATTAGAATCACGACGTAAATCATTTAGGCTAAAATTACTGTACCAAATAGTTAACCGGAAGCTCTTATTTGATCACAGCCCCTACATTAGTCGCCTGGAAACACGGCGTGGTCGTCATTCACACTCCCTTGCCTTAACTTCgtatttctccaaaactaatctcttcaaattttcgtttttcccgcgcacaatctgtgagtggaacaatttaccgtttgtcgccctgctgtcgacagattctattgacgcacatgttttcctgaggatgtaaaaatgttttgcagtttttttcttaCTTCCAGTGCCATGTTGTTTCCCTTTGTTTCCCTTTGCGATTCACGCAATCCCACTTAAATCATCGCTGTTACGATAAGTttggttgcattattgttgtatgtgtgtgatgattgaattattgtatgctgtgtgatgtttggcttgactgccttactgcctgtaccattcctgcttgggctccatgcctgcagtatcttgtaaataaataaataaataaacttgaaTCAACACAGCGAAAAGCTGCGAAATTCATATTCAATGCCTAAAAGTAACACATATCCGTCAGTTTTTCTGGAGAGCGCTAAACTAGAAACCCTGGAATGGAGACGTTATCGCGAAATAACGAAGCTGTTCTATCTCATATATAATAATAACCTGGCAATACAAAAAAACGCATTATACCGAAGCAATTTTGCGCCACGAAACACGTGCCTCCAATCTTgaaagagtgactgagcccctatatacatccatcctttttttttttcgcacaagcaGAGAGTGGAACAATTTACCACCAAAGATTCTGAAAAGTGTCAATCTCAACTAGTTTCTTTGTGCGTTAGCTGTTTCA
This genomic interval from Rhipicephalus microplus isolate Deutch F79 chromosome 10, USDA_Rmic, whole genome shotgun sequence contains the following:
- the LOC119177400 gene encoding uncharacterized protein LOC119177400, with the protein product MTSPESNFLETTPPAQAYKNNRINDFFRGHGGTAMATSLYPSVFFAQVGDKHFYTSFRSDCRGIVVLPCPATCACLFVDAWTVILILLAGDVEQNPGPNTDDLIKMMNTMLASQEELKTKIENLATAHDKLESTVNARMDDVMVAIKEQKVEIKALQTEVTALKVNLQLHQRRLDDLEDRSRRRNLVIFGFPEPGRENATELRKKIIEELIGDKLGVVVNSVERVHRVGKKRHDKVRPVIMNFFDYNEKLKVLKNCHKLKGTKISVNHDFCKATIAKRSKLWSHSNDFRAQGRKVSLDYNKLRVEDDIYEWDEQKDCLKCIRPQRNRDKNPITNNCELFSLILGAL